The following proteins are encoded in a genomic region of Musa acuminata AAA Group cultivar baxijiao chromosome BXJ2-11, Cavendish_Baxijiao_AAA, whole genome shotgun sequence:
- the LOC103971912 gene encoding probable protein S-acyltransferase 4 isoform X1: MATPPQQSKPLRLYQAWKGNNRFFCGGRFIFGPDVSSLFLSTFLIAGPSITFCCQIIIKILKYEKLDMSEHVVHHPILGLPVLIVTLVITISDLMFLFMTSSRDPGIVPRNTRPPEVDEGFSVTTPSVEWISGRTPHLRIPRTKDVIVNGFSVKVKYCDTCMLYRPPRASHCSVCNNCVQKFDHHCPWVGQCIGLRNYRFFCLFISTSTFLCIYVFTFSWLNIITERNHYHNSVWKSMKGEVLSLVLIVYTFIIVWFVGGLTVFHFYLMSTNQTTYENFRYRYDKKENPYNKGFWGNFKDVFFSKTPPSMHDFRSLVIEEIVEAGSGSYTPNIGMDVMRPKEKIDIELGSKLSMDGNLSIPSILQNLDYSSIEDSANVKGRREDDGLDPFAFPVAQKPASHAPKHSMQKSYDEYGFSGDERASEGSDGSVKDDQVLQST; encoded by the exons ATGGCAACGCCGCCGCAGCAATCGAAGCCCTTGAGGCTGTACCAAGCTTGGAAGGGGAACAAC AGATTCTTCTGTGGCGGAAGATTTATATTTGGTCCTGATGTATCCTCGTTATTTCTATCAACGTTTCTGATAGCGGGTCCTTCGATTACGTTCTGCTGCcaaataatcatcaaaatcctcaAGTATGAGAAGCTGGACATGTCAGAACACGTAGTTCACCACCCCATACTTGGCCTTCCGGTTCTCATCGTGACATTGGTGATCACGATATCG GATTTGATGTTCCTGTTCATGACATCCAGTAGGGATCCAGGCATAGTGCCCAGAAACACGAGGCCACCGGAAGTAGACGAGGGATTCAGTGTGACCACCCCGTCCGTGGAGTGGATCAGTGGCCGAACCCCGCACCTGAGGATACCCAGAACCAAGGACGTCATCGTCAATGGTTTCTCCGTCAAGGTGAAGTACTGCGACACGTGCATGCTGTATCGCCCACCCCGTGCTTCCCATTGCTCCGTCTGCAACAACTGCGTCCAAAAGTTCGATCACCATTGCCCGTGGGTCGGTCAGTGCATCGGACTG CGCAACTACCGGTTCTTCTGCTTGTTCATATCGACGTCGACGTTTCTCTGCATATACGTCTTCACCTTCTCGTGGCTGAACATAATTACCGAAAGGAATCACTACCATAACTCCGTTTGGAAATCGATGAAGGGCGAGGTTCTGTCTCTCGTCCTCATAGTCTACACCTTCATCATAGTGTGGTTCGTCGGCGGCCTCACTGTCTTCCACTTCTATCTGATGAGCACCAATCAG ACGACGTATGAGAACTTCCGATACCGATACGATAAGAAAGAGAATCCCTACAACAAAGGTTTCTGGGGAAACTTCAAAGACGTGTTCTTCTCAAAAACCCCACCTTCCATGCATGATTTCCGATCGCTGGTGATTGAAGAAATAGTAGAAGCTGGGTCTGGATCTTACACTCCAAACATTGGCATGGATGTGATGAGGCCAAAGGAGAAGATTGACATAGAGTTGGGGAGTAAGCTTTCGATGGATGGCAATCTGTCCATTCCAAGCATACTGCAGAACTTGGATTACAGTAGCATCGAGGATAGTGCAAATGTGAAGGGTAGGCGAGAGGATGATGGATTGGATCCATTTGCCTTTCCTGTTGCTCAAAAGCCTGCTTCTCATGCACCAAAGCATTCCATGCAAAAAAGCTACGATGAATATGGATTTTCCGGAGATGAAAGGGCGAGTGAGGGATCTgatggaagtgtcaaagatgaccAGGTCTTGCAATCAACATGA
- the LOC103971912 gene encoding probable protein S-acyltransferase 4 isoform X2 has product MSEHVVHHPILGLPVLIVTLVITISDLMFLFMTSSRDPGIVPRNTRPPEVDEGFSVTTPSVEWISGRTPHLRIPRTKDVIVNGFSVKVKYCDTCMLYRPPRASHCSVCNNCVQKFDHHCPWVGQCIGLRNYRFFCLFISTSTFLCIYVFTFSWLNIITERNHYHNSVWKSMKGEVLSLVLIVYTFIIVWFVGGLTVFHFYLMSTNQTTYENFRYRYDKKENPYNKGFWGNFKDVFFSKTPPSMHDFRSLVIEEIVEAGSGSYTPNIGMDVMRPKEKIDIELGSKLSMDGNLSIPSILQNLDYSSIEDSANVKGRREDDGLDPFAFPVAQKPASHAPKHSMQKSYDEYGFSGDERASEGSDGSVKDDQVLQST; this is encoded by the exons ATGTCAGAACACGTAGTTCACCACCCCATACTTGGCCTTCCGGTTCTCATCGTGACATTGGTGATCACGATATCG GATTTGATGTTCCTGTTCATGACATCCAGTAGGGATCCAGGCATAGTGCCCAGAAACACGAGGCCACCGGAAGTAGACGAGGGATTCAGTGTGACCACCCCGTCCGTGGAGTGGATCAGTGGCCGAACCCCGCACCTGAGGATACCCAGAACCAAGGACGTCATCGTCAATGGTTTCTCCGTCAAGGTGAAGTACTGCGACACGTGCATGCTGTATCGCCCACCCCGTGCTTCCCATTGCTCCGTCTGCAACAACTGCGTCCAAAAGTTCGATCACCATTGCCCGTGGGTCGGTCAGTGCATCGGACTG CGCAACTACCGGTTCTTCTGCTTGTTCATATCGACGTCGACGTTTCTCTGCATATACGTCTTCACCTTCTCGTGGCTGAACATAATTACCGAAAGGAATCACTACCATAACTCCGTTTGGAAATCGATGAAGGGCGAGGTTCTGTCTCTCGTCCTCATAGTCTACACCTTCATCATAGTGTGGTTCGTCGGCGGCCTCACTGTCTTCCACTTCTATCTGATGAGCACCAATCAG ACGACGTATGAGAACTTCCGATACCGATACGATAAGAAAGAGAATCCCTACAACAAAGGTTTCTGGGGAAACTTCAAAGACGTGTTCTTCTCAAAAACCCCACCTTCCATGCATGATTTCCGATCGCTGGTGATTGAAGAAATAGTAGAAGCTGGGTCTGGATCTTACACTCCAAACATTGGCATGGATGTGATGAGGCCAAAGGAGAAGATTGACATAGAGTTGGGGAGTAAGCTTTCGATGGATGGCAATCTGTCCATTCCAAGCATACTGCAGAACTTGGATTACAGTAGCATCGAGGATAGTGCAAATGTGAAGGGTAGGCGAGAGGATGATGGATTGGATCCATTTGCCTTTCCTGTTGCTCAAAAGCCTGCTTCTCATGCACCAAAGCATTCCATGCAAAAAAGCTACGATGAATATGGATTTTCCGGAGATGAAAGGGCGAGTGAGGGATCTgatggaagtgtcaaagatgaccAGGTCTTGCAATCAACATGA